In one Echinicola marina genomic region, the following are encoded:
- a CDS encoding TonB-dependent receptor domain-containing protein, with the protein MLCNLLPFLGFSQETQGEKVSGIYSGISFSRFTKVIEKETGYQFFFKTEDINNIEVNISAYKNDLEDILDLIFMDTGVRYTIDKEKRVFVHRSKGFYTALSDGFFEKDVTSMDEQIQNDENYLDRAYAKNKLWRIGAAHPVQMGEMAVLTGTVYGLKSKEPVFGAVINEKNNDTRVATDKNGRFSISLPLGHHTLYIQHLGQFQEQRQIELLGNGNLHLQIDESIVALDEVVVSSDRLSNIKRSEMGVEVLSVESMKKLPSTMGEVDVIKSILTLPGVKTVGESSVGFNVRGGAADQNLILLDQSTIYNPSHFFGFFSSFNADMVDMVELHKAGMPAHLGGRLSSVLDIHSKYGNQDKLHGKGGIGLLTSRLTLDGPIGKNTSFLVSGRTTYSNWLLDLVNDKSDLNAAGASFYDFYFNLKHHINDKNILKLSSYWSQDNFNFDVDTLYNYSNRNLNINWTHYFNKRLESEIIIGYDHYRFGISGRENDLNAFDFDFNISQYNIKLHFDYDFNERHSLNFGWDNIYYRLSPGNRQAIGTTSIVIPMSVNKEKANESAIFINDLFEVNEQLSFNYGLRYVLYNFLGPNEHYQYSPGLPKNESTIVGEATFANNEIIEAYHAPEIRLSARYSLDNFTSLKAGYHTTRQYIHLLTNTSAVSPTDTWKLSDSFIRPQQGAQASIGFYKNMAQGMFETSIEVYHRRMKNLIDYRSGAELLLNNEIEQDVLNTEGKAYGLELMIKKPTGRLNGWFSYSFSRSLLRTASDEFSEKVNDGNWYPSNFDQPQDLMLVANYEFNKRAHVAINANYSTGRPITLPVAKFYYNGSEQVYYSDRNAYRIPDYFRIDLALNLEGSHKVKKLAHASWSLGVYNVLGRDNPYSVYYTPVNGILKGYQLSIFAQPIPYVTYNFKF; encoded by the coding sequence ATGTTATGCAATCTTTTGCCATTTTTGGGGTTTTCTCAGGAAACTCAAGGAGAAAAGGTCAGTGGGATATATTCGGGAATTAGCTTTAGCCGTTTTACCAAAGTCATAGAGAAGGAGACTGGCTACCAGTTTTTCTTCAAAACAGAGGATATCAACAATATAGAGGTAAATATCTCCGCCTATAAAAATGATCTTGAAGATATTCTTGACCTGATTTTTATGGATACAGGAGTCCGATATACCATAGATAAAGAAAAGAGAGTATTTGTCCATCGTTCCAAAGGATTTTATACTGCACTTTCCGATGGATTCTTTGAGAAGGACGTCACGAGTATGGACGAACAGATCCAAAATGACGAAAACTACTTGGACAGGGCTTATGCAAAAAACAAATTATGGCGTATCGGGGCTGCACATCCTGTGCAAATGGGTGAAATGGCCGTATTAACAGGGACTGTTTATGGACTTAAATCAAAAGAACCCGTTTTTGGAGCAGTTATTAATGAAAAGAATAATGATACCCGGGTGGCTACAGATAAGAACGGCCGCTTTAGTATTTCTCTGCCCTTGGGACACCATACCCTGTATATTCAGCATTTGGGACAGTTTCAGGAACAGCGACAAATAGAACTTTTGGGAAATGGAAACTTGCACCTTCAAATTGATGAAAGCATTGTTGCCTTGGATGAGGTGGTCGTAAGTTCAGATAGGCTTTCTAATATCAAGCGATCAGAAATGGGGGTGGAGGTGCTGTCTGTGGAATCCATGAAAAAACTTCCTTCCACTATGGGTGAAGTGGATGTAATCAAAAGTATTTTGACCTTGCCTGGGGTGAAGACAGTAGGTGAATCCAGCGTTGGTTTTAATGTCAGGGGAGGGGCTGCGGACCAAAACCTGATTTTGCTTGACCAAAGCACTATTTATAATCCTTCCCATTTTTTTGGTTTTTTTTCTTCCTTTAATGCCGATATGGTGGATATGGTTGAGTTGCACAAAGCTGGAATGCCCGCACATTTGGGAGGGCGGCTTTCTTCTGTCTTGGACATACACAGCAAATATGGGAATCAAGATAAGCTGCACGGAAAAGGAGGTATTGGTCTGTTGACCAGTAGATTGACCTTAGACGGTCCTATAGGGAAAAACACCAGTTTTCTCGTCAGTGGAAGGACCACCTACAGCAATTGGCTGTTGGATTTGGTGAATGACAAATCCGATCTGAATGCCGCAGGGGCCTCTTTTTATGACTTCTATTTTAATTTGAAACACCATATAAATGACAAAAACATCCTGAAGTTATCTTCTTACTGGAGCCAAGACAATTTCAATTTTGATGTCGACACCCTGTACAATTATAGTAACAGAAACCTCAATATCAATTGGACCCATTATTTCAATAAAAGATTGGAAAGTGAAATAATCATAGGTTATGATCATTACCGATTTGGTATATCCGGGAGGGAAAATGATCTCAATGCTTTTGATTTTGACTTTAATATTTCTCAATACAATATCAAGCTGCATTTTGACTATGACTTTAATGAGCGGCACAGCTTGAATTTTGGTTGGGATAATATCTACTATCGCCTTAGTCCTGGTAATAGACAAGCCATAGGCACGACTTCAATTGTCATTCCCATGTCAGTGAATAAAGAGAAGGCTAACGAATCGGCCATTTTTATTAATGACCTTTTTGAAGTCAATGAACAGCTCAGCTTCAATTATGGGCTTAGGTATGTGCTTTATAATTTCCTTGGTCCAAATGAGCATTATCAATATTCACCAGGCTTGCCAAAAAATGAGTCCACGATTGTAGGAGAAGCGACATTCGCCAATAATGAAATCATTGAAGCTTATCATGCACCTGAAATCAGGTTGTCAGCCAGATATAGCTTGGACAATTTTACCTCTTTAAAAGCGGGATACCATACCACAAGACAATATATCCATTTACTCACCAATACCTCTGCTGTGAGTCCTACAGATACCTGGAAACTAAGTGATTCGTTTATCCGGCCCCAGCAGGGCGCACAAGCTTCCATTGGTTTTTACAAAAATATGGCGCAGGGAATGTTTGAAACTTCCATAGAAGTCTATCACAGAAGGATGAAAAATCTGATTGATTATAGAAGTGGAGCGGAGCTATTACTTAATAATGAAATTGAGCAGGATGTGCTCAATACAGAAGGGAAAGCCTATGGACTCGAACTGATGATCAAAAAGCCAACAGGGAGGCTTAACGGATGGTTTAGCTATAGTTTTTCCAGGTCATTACTTAGAACTGCTTCTGATGAATTTTCAGAAAAAGTCAATGACGGAAATTGGTATCCCAGTAATTTTGACCAACCGCAGGACTTGATGTTGGTGGCCAATTATGAATTCAATAAGAGAGCCCATGTAGCTATAAATGCTAATTATAGTACAGGACGTCCCATTACATTACCTGTGGCCAAATTCTACTATAATGGATCAGAACAAGTCTATTATTCAGATAGAAATGCTTATCGTATCCCTGATTATTTTCGAATTGACCTTGCCCTAAATCTGGAAGGAAGCCACAAGGTCAAGAAATTGGCTCATGCATCTTGGTCATTGGGAGTTTATAATGTATTGGGAAGGGATAATCCTTACTCGGTGTACTATACCCCTGTAAATGGAATATTAAAAGGATACCAGCTGTCAATTTTTGCGCAGCC